AGAGCCCGCCGATCTGGGCGGCGATCCCGCCCTCCTGCTGGCCCCTCGCTGCGGCGTCTTCGATGAGCGTCCGCACCGCCTCCTCGGAGGCGTCACGGAGTGCGGTGAAGGTGCCTTCGAGCGAACGGTCGTCGCGGATGGTGGTGGAGGACAGCCAAGCGCCGTTGACGTGGCGGTAGAAGTCATCCTGGGCTCGCGTGCCGGGGTCGACGTGGCCGAGTTCAATACCGGATGGATTCAAAGGGGAATCGCTCCTCTGCAGGATGGCCCTGCTCGGGCCACATGGTGGACATCGTGGTGATGCGGGACACCCTCATCCTAAGCACGTGCTAACCTGACAACGTGCATGCAGGGCTGCTTCTTCTTAGCTGCCGTGGCGAGGCCTGATTCTTTACCGTTGTGAAGCTGGGCTCCCTCGTCGCGGAGTCTGTTGCGCCCGGCTATCTTGACAGCCCTCACGAGTAAAAGGCACTGGAAATCACATGCGAAATGCACAGCAGCCCTCGGGCATGCCCGTCCACCGTTACATCCCGTTCCACGAGCAGATCACCGTCGATCTGCCAGACAGGACCTGGCCGGACCAGCGGATCACCACGGCGCCCCGCTGGTGCGCGGTCGATCTGCGCGACGGGAATCAGGCGCTCATCGACCCCATGAGCCCGGCCCGCAAGATGAAGATGTTCGATCTGCTGGTCCGCATGGGCTACAAGGAGATCGAGGTCGGGTTCCCCTCCGCCTCCCAGACGGACTTCGATTTCGTCCGTCAGTTGATCGAAGGCAACCACATCCCTGACGATGTGACCATCCAGGTCCTCACCCAGGCACGCGAGCACCTGATTGAGCGCACTTATGAGGCGATCACCGGTGCGAAGAACGTGATCGTTCACCTGTACAACTCCACCTCCACCCTCCAGCGCCGCGTCGTGTTCAAGCAGGACGAGGACGGCATCCTGGACATCGCCCTGCAGGGCGCCCGGCTGTGCAAGAAGTACGAGGAGACGCTGACGGACACCAACGTCACGTACGAGTACTCGCCCGAGTCCTTCACCGGCACCGAGCTGGAATACGCCGTCCGGGTCTGCAACGCGGTCGCGGACATCTTCGAGGCCTCGGCCGACCGCCAGGTGATCATCAACCTGCCGGCCACCGTGGAAATGGCGACCCCCAACGTCTACGCCGACTCCATCGAGTGGATGCACCGCAACCTGCACCCGCGGGAAGGCATCATCCTCTCGCTGCACCCGCACAACGACCGGGGCACCGGCGTCGCCGCCGCGGAGCTCGGTTACCTGGCGGGCGCCGACCGCATCGAGGGCTGCCTGTTCGGCAACGGTGAACGCACCGGCAACGTCGACCTGGTGACGCTGGGCCTGAACATGTTCGTCCAGGGCGTGGACCCGATGATCGACTTCTCGAACATCGACGAAATCCGGCGGACCGTGGAGTACTGCAACCAGCTGCCGGTCCCCGAGCGTTCCCCGTACGGCGGCGACCTGGTCTTCACCGCCTTCTCCGGTTCCCACCAGGACGCCATCAAGAAGGGGCTGGAGGCTCTGGAGCAGGACGCCCAGGCCGCCGGAGTCGAGGTGGACGAGTTCACCTGGCAGGTCCCTTACCTGCCGATCGACCCCAAGGACGTGGGCCGGAGCTACGAGGCGGTCATCCGTGTGAACTCCCAGTCCGGCAAGGGCGGCGTCGCGTACCTGCTGAAGTCCGAGCACCACCTGGACCTGCCTCGCCGTGCCCAGATCGAGTTCTCCGGCGTCATCCAGCGCCGTACGGACACGGTCGGCGGCGAGGTCAGCGCGGACGAACTCTGGAAGGCGTTCCAGGATGAGTACCTGCCCGCGAAGGATGCCGCGCAGCAGTGGGGCCGCTATGCTCTCGGCGCCACCCGCACCGAGTCCGACGAGGACGGCGCCGTGACCCTCCACGCGGCGATGCGCGTGGACGGCCAGATCGTGGACCGCACAGGCCATGGCAATGGCCCCATCGCCGCCCTGCTGGACATCCTGAGCAAGGACGGCGTCGACGTCCGAGTGCTCGACTACAGCGAACACGCGCTGAGCGAGGGCGGCAACGCCCTGGCGGCCGCCTACGTCGAGTGCGCGGTGGGGGAGCGGGTCCTGTGGGGCACCGGCATCGATTCGAACACCAGCACGTCCTCCCTGAAAGCCGTGATCTCCGCCGTCAACCGGGCCATCCGGGACCGCTCCATCTGAGATCCTCTCGCCGCCCGGCGTCACGGGCGGCTGGGCTGACCATCCGCCGGCCCCGGCGGCGCTCCGACTCCCGGAGCGCCGCCGGGGCCTTTCGGTGTCCGGAAGTGGGAGAATGGAACCGTGGCAGAGGCGAGCTTCACATCACGCGCATACCGCGACGACGCCGTCGTGCTGCGCACCCATAAGCTGGGCGAGGCGGACCGGATCCTGACCCTGCTGACCAAGCACCACGGTCAGATCCGGGCGGTGGCCCGTGGGGTCCGCCGGACGAGCAGCCGTTTCGGCTCTCGCCTGGAGCCTTTCATGGTGGCCGACCTGCAGCTGGTGCCCGGCCGAAGTCTTGAAGTGGTGACCCAGGCCCAGAGCAAGGGCTCCTACGGACATGCGATCGCCTCCGACTACTCGCGGTATACGGTGGCGGCAGCCATGGTGGAGACGGCGGAGAAGCTGACCGACGTCGACGGCGACTCGGGCACGGCCCAGTACCTCCTGCTGGTGGGGGCGCTGGCGGCGCTCAGCCGCGGCGCCTACGCGCCCGGCCT
The nucleotide sequence above comes from Arthrobacter woluwensis. Encoded proteins:
- the recO gene encoding DNA repair protein RecO, which translates into the protein MAEASFTSRAYRDDAVVLRTHKLGEADRILTLLTKHHGQIRAVARGVRRTSSRFGSRLEPFMVADLQLVPGRSLEVVTQAQSKGSYGHAIASDYSRYTVAAAMVETAEKLTDVDGDSGTAQYLLLVGALAALSRGAYAPGLILDSYLLRALSTGGWAPSFTSCARCDAPGPHTAFNAALGGMVCADCRPPGSPAPAPETITLLAALLSGDWETAGESPDRARAEAAGLVSAYLQWHLERRVKSLQHVDRSS
- the leuA gene encoding 2-isopropylmalate synthase, whose amino-acid sequence is MRNAQQPSGMPVHRYIPFHEQITVDLPDRTWPDQRITTAPRWCAVDLRDGNQALIDPMSPARKMKMFDLLVRMGYKEIEVGFPSASQTDFDFVRQLIEGNHIPDDVTIQVLTQAREHLIERTYEAITGAKNVIVHLYNSTSTLQRRVVFKQDEDGILDIALQGARLCKKYEETLTDTNVTYEYSPESFTGTELEYAVRVCNAVADIFEASADRQVIINLPATVEMATPNVYADSIEWMHRNLHPREGIILSLHPHNDRGTGVAAAELGYLAGADRIEGCLFGNGERTGNVDLVTLGLNMFVQGVDPMIDFSNIDEIRRTVEYCNQLPVPERSPYGGDLVFTAFSGSHQDAIKKGLEALEQDAQAAGVEVDEFTWQVPYLPIDPKDVGRSYEAVIRVNSQSGKGGVAYLLKSEHHLDLPRRAQIEFSGVIQRRTDTVGGEVSADELWKAFQDEYLPAKDAAQQWGRYALGATRTESDEDGAVTLHAAMRVDGQIVDRTGHGNGPIAALLDILSKDGVDVRVLDYSEHALSEGGNALAAAYVECAVGERVLWGTGIDSNTSTSSLKAVISAVNRAIRDRSI